In Miscanthus floridulus cultivar M001 chromosome 19, ASM1932011v1, whole genome shotgun sequence, the DNA window ttcgttcgcttAAAAAGTAcgactcataagacaagcgaacagggcctagagGAAACTCACACTACAAACTACAGCATATAATGGCAACGTTATCAGCAAGTGCCTGGATCCTATAAAGTAGTCTCTCCGCGTTGGTAAAATGgtatgaccatgtgagcatcacatGCTTAGACCAGAGAGTAAAGAAAAAAAATCCTCTTTCTTGCATCCAGTAGGCGTGGTCCCATGAGCGagaataagttttttttttttgattgccATGAGCGAGAATAAGTTATGCCCTCTTCAGGTCAACTCACAACGTACCAGTCCTGATGCCTATTGCCTATCTATCCTTGTTTGCTTCATCACAGAGTTCCCTTCTTGATTGGTTTAATGGAGGCGACTCCATGCTTTTGGTGAGCACCTCTTGAAGGCTGAACGGCTGAAGTTCTTCTCCAGGTCAGATTTAATCTCTTCAGGTGTGCTGCTTTCCCAGTATTTTAGCATCCTGCTTCCACTAAAAAACAGGTACTCATAGCAGTGCATCATATGTGTTCATGTCCATCCCTCTAAGTTGTTGCCTTTTGAGATCCAAAAATTAGTTGGCCCAAATAGTACTAGACTTTAGTTTCTTCAGCAGCTTTCTTAGTTTTGTAGACCAAAGAACTAATTTATTCAAGCAGACAAGTATATTTCAAGTTCATGCTAAAAGGTGTATGACATTTCGAGTTAGTggtttgggtaaaatttgtaCAGAAATTTTCCCTCAAGGTATTCATTCAATTACCAGATGATGAGTTTCTTCTCTGATTTAGACTAAAAGGGAGTTGGACTATATAACTTCGGAATTTTCCTAACATGCCCTGTCAAATTATGGTTTCATAAAATCCACTCCCAACTATTTTTTATCCCACCTAGCCCTAAGATATCATTCCCAGCGTTTTGTTGTCAGGACTATTTGCTGCCAGCCCATTCAAAAACCTAAGATGGACAACGAACCTTTCAGACATTGTGACCTGGAGAGCATATTAAAGGATCCAAGTGCACAACCATATGATCTACGGTTACAGTATTTGAGAGATATCACAGATGATTTCTCTACTGAGCGGGAACTTGGTAGGGGTGGTTTTGGTGTAGTATATAAGGTAATATTCCATTTTCTTTTTCGAACACATATCATCAGAGTGATCCAAAACAATATCCATATTAATAAAAGGCTTTAAGCAGGGAATGCTACCAAATGGCAAAATGATTGCTGTGAAGATTCTTGTGTCATCGTCAGAGGTTCAACAAAAACAGTTTAAAAACGAGGTGGACAACCTAATGAGAGTCAGGCACCAAAATATAGTACAGTTTGTAGGCTATTGTTATGAAACATGGATGAAATATACAGACTACAACGGGAAACATATTTTCGCAGAGAGGCCAAAAAGGTTGCTGTGTTTTGAATATATGCCTAAAGGAAGCCTTGATAGGTATATTTCAGGTATGACTTTCAGTATGGGACTTACTCTCCACATTGATTTCAGTGTTGGAAAAGCACTAAGGCACTAAGCAGTCAATAGGTTGGTGGCACCCATCCTAGGTGGGCACCTATGTGGAATAGGAGAGAGGATGATTCCCTTTTAAAACAGTGGTGTTAATTTGTGATGCAGAAGTATATATTTTTAAAAGTGTCATATGATCCCGATTATGTAGTtgttagtgtaatcacaagaaaTTAATGGTGAATGTTAAATTTTAATGACCATTCGATGTTGGCGAAAAGTCAAATTCTAACATCCATGCTATGTCATAACATGCCTTAAAACAGAACAATTGGGGGAGTTTCTTGTTTCTTTTGGAATGGAAATTTTGTAGATTGAACCTAGCTACACTAGTACTTTTGAAAGATATAAAAAGGGTGTAATTAATGCTGAAAGTTCCCATAAAAGGTGGGGTATGGGGAAGTGAATTTCAGGGCAGCCTTACCCTTTCATAATTCTGCAAGGAGGCTGGTTCGAACCCACCAGTGGAAAGATTCTACCAATGTGCCATGCCACAATacttttaaaaatatatatatatgctatgaCATTTTATAACAGATCATTACATGATGTTAAACTGCATAAGACATTCTATGTTATAAATGATGGAGAACATATAATAGTACTTGTGTGACAACTGACAAGCGTGATGATTTTTCAATTAACTTATTCAAATGCTCTCATTTTGATTCCATGCACAGACGAATCTAGTGGACTTGATTGGCCCAGTCGCTACAAAATAATTAAGGGGATTTGCTGTGGTTTACATTACCTTCATGAGGAGTGTCAAAATAATGCTTCCGTTATTCACTTGGATCTGAAACCTGCAAACATATTGCTTGACGACAATATGGAACCAAAAATTGCGGATTTCGGCCTATCAAAATTCTTTGATGATCAAAAGGTTCAAACTTGTGCTACAACTATTGCAGGCTCACAGTAAGTTTAATGTAACTTGACAATGCATTGCATTTTAATGATCTTGTTTTGCAGCTCTTAATGTTTGAACTTCAAAATCTCATGTTGTGATGCAGTGGTTACATGGCACCAGAATATATATGGGACCATATAATCACAACTAAGGCAGACATATACAGTTTGGGTGTAATAATTATAGAGATGATAACAGGCCGCAGGATCGGACCTTTCGGTATTACTGTAACTTCCTGCCAGGATTTTGTGGAACCTGTAAGAAATTATGTTTCAGCATTTGAGATGGAGGTCCTTTGGACTAATGATTTTACACTTTTACATAACCATAGTATCAAACTCTCTGCTCCAAGCAGGTACTTGGGAAATGGAGAAACAGGTTTGAAGAAACACCAGGGCATGCATCACCAGAATTAGAATGCCAACAAATCGAAAGTTGCCTTCAAATAGGTCTTAGCTGCATCAAAATTGATCGAATGGAAAGGCCTACAGCAAAGGAGATTATCGAGAAGCTTCATAGATGGGAAAGCACCAATTGCTATGCGAGCAATGAGGAAAATTCACATAAAGACAAGGTATAGCTCTTGTGGAAGTTAAGCTAGGGGTTTGCTTAGGAATTTATTTTACAAGAATACGTAGTAGAGCACATGTTTGTTTTTGTTCACTTCTAGGTAAATATCATATATACCCATAAAGAATAAAGAATATGTGCAAATGTATTTTGATATTTAGCACTCATACAAGAAAAAGTACATTGGTGAATGAAATTCCTATGTCTTGTTTCCTTGTGCTTAACATCTAAACCTAGTTTTGGTGGTTACCTATTTCAATCATATTTGATGAGAGCTGTAACCTTCCTTAGCTAAAAAGTTTAGGTTATAAAGTTTTGACACTATCTGCCAAAACTTAAAATATGTTATAGACTATCTTCCTATAACCTGTATCCTACCCTGAACGCATATAAGTCGGCATGCTTCCATCAGTTCACATGGAGAATTTTGTAGGTGCTCTAGTATTACAAAAGGTTTAAAGTATTAAATAGTACTTGGACATGTACTTGGTAAGATATTACAGTGTATACTGATAATATTACATTACGAGctaatttggaagcaaggggGAGCTAAACCTAGGGAGGGAAAACCTCCCATGGAGAATCAATTATCTTATTCAAATTACATCCCCATGGATTTCTCCTCCTAGGAAAAGTCAGGGATTCTAAGGGGATTTGAGTTTCCAAACTAGCCCTACATCTTTTCTGAGGGAATATTACACTACTTCAGTGATAGAACTGATAGAAATTTATGTGAAATGTATCTAGATTCAGTCACCCAGTGAATTTGGGatatgccaaaaaaaaaaaagagaaaaaactcAGGAAagttttcaaaattctattaccATTCAATGCAAGAAGTTCTTTGCTGCAGATTGTGCCCACCCCAAAGGAGTTGCTCGAGATCAGCCCTCTTGAACTTCGCTTTTCCTTGGAGATAAACAAGCGGATACCTTGCATTGTAAAGCTAACTAACAAGACAGATGACTatgttgcattttattttgggctTATGATGGCAAAGAAAAACTATTACATTGAACCGACTAGTGGCTTTCTGTGGCCACGGTCCACATTTAATGTAGTTGTAACAATGGAAGAACAACAGGAGTTACAATTGGACTGGCAGTGCAGCGATGAATTTCTCATACAGAGCATTGCCGTTGAGAAGTATATGCTCACATCAAAGCCTATCACTGCAGATTTGTTTGACAACATGTCAAGCAATCTGGTGAATAAGGTAAAGGTGATGGTTGTTTATGTGCCACCAGCTGAACTACCATCCGCATCACATACTGGGTCTGAGGCAAGgttttcttccttgacatcatcattGAATTTGGACAGCATAAAGATCTCATATCCGCAGAGATTAGAAGACTTTCCGGCAAGTTCCTTTGAACTAAATTTCCAATTGTTCTATTTAGGATTCTAGACTACTCAAGTTATTACTTCCCAGTTGATTTTCTCAAAACCTTTGTGAAATGCAACACTACTAATGTTTTTGGACCAGAAGTCATCAGCAAGTAGGTTGAATGTGATTTTGTATTTTCTCTGATCACCAGGTTGAAAGAAGACCTTTTACTACGGTAGTTGAACAAATCAAATTTCTTACTGAAAGTAACTACCGCCTGCCTATGTACTCACCTTTTTTCATAGAATGTGGTTAAAGAAGTTAGCTATACATTATAGTAGCTACGCACTTGCTATAATCTGTTTGCAAACAAATAGGTTGCTAAAAAGGTGGAAATTTATCATTTGTGTTGGAATGCTGTGGCAGCTGCATTGCTACAGACAACATTGCATACAGCATTGTTATACATACACTAAGGGCCTATTTGATTTGGGGCGCCAGGGTGGCCCTGCACTCCTGGGCTGCAAACTCGCGTGTTTGATATCCTAGGCCCACTCGCGAGCCAGGCCGGCCCGGTGCAAAAAACACTCTCTTGGCTGCCAGGAAACGAAGATGAAGTCCGTTTTTCGGCGGCCAGTCTTGCTTCGGCGTGGAAGCCCGAGTTGGACTCACCTCCCGACTCGCGTCTCTCTCTCACCGCTCGCTTTCTTCTTCATTGTCGCGTGCCGCCTTTGCCGCtttggccgccgccgccacgctggAGCAGCAGACGGCGCGAGGATTGATGGCCGTGCTGCGCTCCTGGGAGGCGACGAGCTCGGCGTCGCGCTCGGGGTCAGCAACGAcgcgggcgggggcgggggccccGGGTGGTGAGCGGCCGAGCTCGCCGCGCTGCGGTGTGGGGTGCGCGCCGCCGCCAGGGGCCCCGAGCGTGCAGACCTGGCCAGGCCGTCACCGGGGCCACCAAGCTGGCTGGCCTGgccacgccgccgccggggaCCGCGGGAGTGCGATGGCCTGCCACGCCGCGGCCATTGCCGACGTCGCCGCGGCACAGGTGGGGGCGGCGCCGAGCCAGCGTGCGAAGGCGTCGGCGCGGTAGTGGCGATGCGTGAAGCGCGCCATGTCTGCCCAGGTGAAGTCCGGGTACCGCCGCGGCTGCTCCTGCTCGCGTGCGGCAACGGCAAGGAGGCGCGGCAGCGGGCGGCACCATGCGGTCCTCGCGCGGGTAGAGGAAGAAGGCCAGTAACTAGCGCTCCCGCTCCCGGTGCACCACTTCGATTCACGCTCGCGCTGCTGCTCAGCGGTGGTGAGGCGGCACGCGACGTCCGGCCCGCAGCCAAAGCGAGCAGGTCCGCAGACCCTTCTTCTCCCCTCGGCCAGCTCCACCATGGTGAGGAATGACGAGCTCACGGGCGGCCCCAGCGCCGGTGACGGCATCAACGGCGCGCTGCTCCTTTGCGCCATGGCCAAGGAGAAGGGCGTGCCCACACTGGTTCTGGGGCCGCGGCGGCCGGCTCCCGCGCTTCCCTCCGCCTCTCCCTCCCCCATGTTCTTCCTCCTGGCCTGCTGGGCGTATGGAACGGCGTCCATCACGTTCGCTGCCGCAGCAGTGGCGCGGGAGAAGGGGAGCGGCGGCGATGTGCCGATGCTGGGTGCCGACGCCCTGCACGTGTTCGATGAAATGACAATGCCAAT includes these proteins:
- the LOC136528033 gene encoding uncharacterized protein isoform X3, which produces MDNEPFRHCDLESILKDPSAQPYDLRLQYLRDITDDFSTERELGRGGFGVVYKGMLPNGKMIAVKILVSSSEVQQKQFKNEVDNLMRVRHQNIVQFVGYCYETWMKYTDYNGKHIFAERPKRLLCFEYMPKGSLDRYISDESSGLDWPSRYKIIKGICCGLHYLHEECQNNASVIHLDLKPANILLDDNMEPKIADFGLSKFFDDQKVQTCATTIAGSHGYMAPEYIWDHIITTKADIYSLGVIIIEMITGRRIGPFGITVTSCQDFVEPVLGKWRNRFEETPGHASPELECQQIESCLQIGLSCIKIDRMERPTAKEIIEKLHRWESTNCYASNEENSHKDKIVPTPKELLEISPLELRFSLEINKRIPCIVKLTNKTDDYVAFYFGLMMAKKNYYIEPTSGFLWPRSTFNVVVTMEEQQELQLDWQCSDEFLIQSIAVEKYMLTSKPITADLFDNMSSNLVNKVKVMVVYVPPAELPSASHTGSEARFSSLTSSLNLDSIKISYPQRLEDFPDSNRNALQQYAQGPSVEQMYHGSNFQQDTGGTTHSNYFEEGRVDGDSQLYQPDGDALPGIEGFQIAGEPRPGFQLTACGFPTNGTTLCNFQWVRHLENGIRQSIEGATMYDYVVTADDVGTLLAVDCTPMDDNGRQRHLWTRFANNGNKITCDPEMRSHIAAYISNGRAEFEVYVLQAYSPEEWEVATLVLTRPNYRIKLKKTGEVIIDEKYSQSLQTKIPNGRTTQFVLVTAGATLPFNTLGISEPNNEDHDVRLRDLIVLVMRTFQKKALDSKMEGKA
- the LOC136528033 gene encoding uncharacterized protein isoform X1, coding for MDNEPFRHCDLESILKDPSAQPYDLRLQYLRDITDDFSTERELGRGGFGVVYKGMLPNGKMIAVKILVSSSEVQQKQFKNEVDNLMRVRHQNIVQFVGYCYETWMKYTDYNGKHIFAERPKRLLCFEYMPKGSLDRYISDESSGLDWPSRYKIIKGICCGLHYLHEECQNNASVIHLDLKPANILLDDNMEPKIADFGLSKFFDDQKVQTCATTIAGSHGYMAPEYIWDHIITTKADIYSLGVIIIEMITGRRIGPFGITVTSCQDFVEPYQTLCSKQVLGKWRNRFEETPGHASPELECQQIESCLQIGLSCIKIDRMERPTAKEIIEKLHRWESTNCYASNEENSHKDKIVPTPKELLEISPLELRFSLEINKRIPCIVKLTNKTDDYVAFYFGLMMAKKNYYIEPTSGFLWPRSTFNVVVTMEEQQELQLDWQCSDEFLIQSIAVEKYMLTSKPITADLFDNMSSNLVNKVKVMVVYVPPAELPSASHTGSEARFSSLTSSLNLDSIKISYPQRLEDFPDSNRNALQQYAQGPSVEQMYHGSNFQQDTGGTTHSNYFEEGRVDGDSQLYQPDGDALPGIEGFQIAGEPRPGFQLTACGFPTNGTTLCNFQWVRHLENGIRQSIEGATMYDYVVTADDVGTLLAVDCTPMDDNGRQRHLWTRFANNGNKITCDPEMRSHIAAYISNGRAEFEVYVLQAYSPEEWEVATLVLTRPNYRIKLKKTGEVIIDEKYSQSLQTKIPNGRTTQFVLVTAGATLPFNTLGISEPNNEDHDVRLRDLIVLVMRTFQKKALDSKMEGKA
- the LOC136528033 gene encoding uncharacterized protein isoform X4 — its product is MLPNGKMIAVKILVSSSEVQQKQFKNEVDNLMRVRHQNIVQFVGYCYETWMKYTDYNGKHIFAERPKRLLCFEYMPKGSLDRYISDESSGLDWPSRYKIIKGICCGLHYLHEECQNNASVIHLDLKPANILLDDNMEPKIADFGLSKFFDDQKVQTCATTIAGSHGYMAPEYIWDHIITTKADIYSLGVIIIEMITGRRIGPFGITVTSCQDFVEPYQTLCSKQVLGKWRNRFEETPGHASPELECQQIESCLQIGLSCIKIDRMERPTAKEIIEKLHRWESTNCYASNEENSHKDKIVPTPKELLEISPLELRFSLEINKRIPCIVKLTNKTDDYVAFYFGLMMAKKNYYIEPTSGFLWPRSTFNVVVTMEEQQELQLDWQCSDEFLIQSIAVEKYMLTSKPITADLFDNMSSNLVNKVKVMVVYVPPAELPSASHTGSEARFSSLTSSLNLDSIKISYPQRLEDFPDSNRNALQQYAQGPSVEQMYHGSNFQQDTGGTTHSNYFEEGRVDGDSQLYQPDGDALPGIEGFQIAGEPRPGFQLTACGFPTNGTTLCNFQWVRHLENGIRQSIEGATMYDYVVTADDVGTLLAVDCTPMDDNGRQRHLWTRFANNGNKITCDPEMRSHIAAYISNGRAEFEVYVLQAYSPEEWEVATLVLTRPNYRIKLKKTGEVIIDEKYSQSLQTKIPNGRTTQFVLVTAGATLPFNTLGISEPNNEDHDVRLRDLIVLVMRTFQKKALDSKMEGKA
- the LOC136528033 gene encoding uncharacterized protein isoform X2; translation: MDNEPFRHCDLESILKDPSAQPYDLRLQYLRDITDDFSTERELGRGGFGVVYKGMLPNGKMIAVKILVSSSEVQQKQFKNEVDNLMRVRHQNIVQFVGYCYETWMKYTDYNGKHIFAERPKRLLCFEYMPKGSLDRYISDESSGLDWPSRYKIIKGICCGLHYLHEECQNNASVIHLDLKPANILLDDNMEPKIADFGLSKFFDDQKVQTCATTIAGSHGYMAPEYIWDHIITTKADIYSLGVIIIEMITGRRIGPFGITVTSCQDFVEPYQTLCSKQVLGKWRNRFEETPGHASPELECQQIESCLQIGLSCIKIDRMERPTAKEIIEKLHRWESTNCYASNEENSHKDKIVPTPKELLEISPLELRFSLEINKRIPCIVKLTNKTDDYVAFYFGLMMAKKNYYIEPTSGFLWPRSTFNVVVTMEEQQELQLDWQCSDEFLIQSIAVEKYMLTSKPITADLFDNMSSNLVNKVKVMVVYVPPAELPSASHTGSEARFSSLTSSLNLDSIKISYPQRLEDFPDSNRNALQQYAQGPSVEQMYHGSNFQQDTGGTTHSNYFEEGRVDGDSQLYQPDGDALPGIEGFQIAGEPRPGFQLTACGFPTNGTTLCNFQWVRHLENGIRQSIEGATMYDYVVTADDVGTLLAVDCTPMDDNGRQRHLWTRFANNGNKITCDPEMRSHIAAYISNGRAEFEVYVLAYSPEEWEVATLVLTRPNYRIKLKKTGEVIIDEKYSQSLQTKIPNGRTTQFVLVTAGATLPFNTLGISEPNNEDHDVRLRDLIVLVMRTFQKKALDSKMEGKA
- the LOC136528033 gene encoding cysteine-rich receptor-like protein kinase 41 isoform X5; this encodes MDNEPFRHCDLESILKDPSAQPYDLRLQYLRDITDDFSTERELGRGGFGVVYKGMLPNGKMIAVKILVSSSEVQQKQFKNEVDNLMRVRHQNIVQFVGYCYETWMKYTDYNGKHIFAERPKRLLCFEYMPKGSLDRYISDESSGLDWPSRYKIIKGICCGLHYLHEECQNNASVIHLDLKPANILLDDNMEPKIADFGLSKFFDDQKVQTCATTIAGSHGYMAPEYIWDHIITTKADIYSLGVIIIEMITGRRIGPFGITVTSCQDFVEPYQTLCSKQVLGKWRNRFEETPGHASPELECQQIESCLQIGLSCIKIDRMERPTAKEIIEKLHRWESTNCYASNEENSHKDKDSNRNALQQYAQGPSVEQMYHGSNFQQDTGGTTHSNYFEEGRVDGDSQLYQPDGDALPGIEGFQIAGEPRPGFQLTACGFPTNGTTLCNFQWVRHLENGIRQSIEGATMYDYVVTADDVGTLLAVDCTPMDDNGRQRHLWTRFANNGNKITCDPEMRSHIAAYISNGRAEFEVYVLQAYSPEEWEVATLVLTRPNYRIKLKKTGEVIIDEKYSQSLQTKIPNGRTTQFVLVTAGATLPFNTLGISEPNNEDHDVRLRDLIVLVMRTFQKKALDSKMEGKA